The DNA segment GCattataaatagatatttatggGGCTGGAAGGAGATGCCTGTCAGGAAACCACAGGGAATCAGAATATTCCTCACAATTAGCCCCAGAAATGAGTATTTGCTTTCATATTATTCTAATATTTCCTTTTGATTAGGTTGTAAAGAAGAGAGTTTAAATAaatgatatccacaaaataagcTATTAAccaatcattaaaaagaaaggcatgttaggggcgcctgggtggctcagtcagttaagcatctgacttcagctcaggttatgatctcacagtttgtgagtttgagccccgcatcaggctctgtgctgacagcttagagcctagagcctgcttcagattctgtgtctccccactctctctgcccctcccctgctcacgctcattctctctcaaaactggataaacattaaaaaaaagaagagcatgtTATAATTCAATTTTGTTTACACACACATTTGCACATACACAATGCTAAAATGTTTAATAGTGGTTATCTCCAAGTGGTGAAATTCACCATTCATCCATTCCTTCAACTAATACTTATAGAGCACTTTGTATATGTGATGGTTATGATGGATCCTGGGGACATTGCAGAAAACACAGCAGGCAACCCCCCTGCCTTATGGAGCTTATTTTCCAgtgggaaagataaaaaataagtaagtgaacaAATCTCAACTATTATTAGTGAAATGAAGTGAACCAGAAGATAAGCCTCTAGGTAGGTAGTCAAGGAAGGCTCTCTGGCAGACCCCAACACTTATACTGAAGCTAAAAGACACAAAGAGTTAGAGACCCTGGAGGAACCTGCTGGCTGAAAGAGAGTAGACACCAAGCCCTGAGGTGGGGAGCCCTGGACTTGTCCTAGGAACTGAGGACACTTTGTGAGGGCCTTTGAAACCATAGCAgtgagtttggattttattccagatGAGCTAGTCACTTTCAGCATTGAGGAGGGATAAGTTTCAACCCTTACTCTGAAAGATTGTTTAAGCTATTTTTAGAGAATGGTTTGGAGAAAGCAATGAATGATTTGGTGTTGATCAAAACCATTatgcatttcaaaaaaatgtagaaaaaagcaataaaaagcaatcataaaaagcaatatttattattttatatactgtgTATTTAATACTTGTTTCTTTGCCTGGATTCATCCATGCTTTGGATTATTTATGAACATGGCTTTCTTGAGAACTTCTGTAACTACACACTTGCAGATGGGACCTAGACAGCCCCTAGGTTATAGCAAAAGACTCTTACAAGCCTTCTACTCGATTCTTTAGGTCTAAAGTCTGACCCCCTCCAGCCAGGATTTATTTCCACATAGAGCGGAGTTATAGGTATTTCCTGAGAGCAGACAGGCTGTGGGCTAGTGGTCTGGCAAATTCATCCCTCATGAGATGTGATTCTTCCACCTTGACACCACATACGCTGGCCTGAACATCCCATAGAGGCATACAACTTTCAATTCTGTGCCCTTGGAAATGAATCTCTAGGTCTAATTGTGAGAATGACCCTGTTTTGCAAGTGAAGAAATTGATATTCAGAGAAAAGTCTTGGCTGAAGTcacaaagcaatagaaaaaggGGACAAGTTTCCCAAGatgcctccctcacctccccatgCCCAGGTCAGATGAGTATCACAGCAATGACTGAGTCCCCAGAGCCCTCTGTGAGTCTCTGTGAAAAGGGACCCTGAGGGGTTTTCTGCTTCAGGTACCTGTGATGAGTCAGGAAAGGGCTGGAAGAAGTTGACCAACTTGAGTGGTGAAACCAGTCCATCTTCTTCAAgcagggcaggaggctgggctggggaaaCATATAAGGGCACCCTGGCCCCTGCTCAGCTCAGCACTGCACTAGAGGCCTCCACAGCTGTCCCCACTGTGAGTCTGGTAAGTACTAGCTGGGAGCCCTGGGACTGGCACTGCACACTAGAGTGTGGTTGTGTGGCTAGCCTGGGTGGGTGCGTGGATCACTCTCAGACTGGATTCAGATGGACTCCATGTCTTTCCAGGTGGACTCAGGTCACTATGCTGAGAGACATATGCCACGGCATGGAAATACAGAACAGAGAGCAATCTGCTCCCCTCCTGTACCATCTTTTCTTGGTTTgatgttttggagagagagggggagagagacagagagagaggagagagagagagagagagagagagagagagagagagaggagatggggatGAGGAGGAGTAGAGCCAATTTCTTCCCTGAACTGTCTTACTTGGGCTGACTGTGATTGTGCCTTCATCAGTGGGCAGGGGTTGAGGGAAATGCATGTGGCTCTTGCTATGCTGCAGAATGGAGGACTGAAAAATGGGGAAAGACTCCTAATTGGAGAGACCTAGGCAAAGCAGTGGCAGGAAAATCCAACTGAAAGGTACAAGACTTGAAAGAACTCGCTCCACTTCTCAGGAACCTCCCAGGCCTTCcttctaccccaccccaccccaccccccaggtgctAGGGCTGCAGCGGAAGCTCCAAAGGTCATGAGAGAAAGCTATGGAGTGGAACAGGCCAATCTGCTAACTTTTCAGAGGAGaaatctgaggcccagaggggctaAGGGACCTGCTCAGAAACACGCAGCCTTTCAGTGTGACACTTAAGCAGATTCTAGGTCATGTGACCAGTCCAGGGCATGTGCCATGACCCTGGCATGGACCACTGATTTTCTAGGACTCAGGAGTCCTCCAAAGTCCCTCTCTTCCTAGGGACTCACCTCTTCCCATCAGAGCTCATCTCTCCTTCTTGGTCAGTGGAGATTAGAAgtaggggcagaggcaggatggCTCAGTGATTTAAGTGTCCAGCTTAGtcttagctcagatcatgatctcatggtttgtgggttgggatcaagccctgtgtccaactctgcattgacagtacagggcctgcttgggattctctctctttccttccctctctgtcccgaCCCAGCTtacactctctttttcttaaaaaaaaaaaaaaaaaggagtgagggCAGAAGCAAGGATTAGGCAAAAAATGGCACCCAGCCAACCCTTGTCCAGAAACTTCAAAGACAGGCCTCTTTGTTGGCTCTTTCTGGGAACAAGAGGTTCCCAGGAGGGTCTTTCTTGGCTgtacccctcctcccctccactctgTGATTCTGGGGAACAGCAACCCAGAGTGGGTAGGAGAGCCCCAACCCAAGGTAAGAGAAGGGATGCTGAGAAACCAGGCACTGCTACAGATTGCAAGGATTCATCTACTCCCTCTGCCTTCAGTCACCCTTCTGACCCCTCCTGTCTTTTAGGTTAAAGCAGCTTCCAGGATGTCCCAGCAACACACTCTGCCAGTGactctgcctccctcactctgtcAGGAGCCCCTCAAGCCAGTTTGCCCTCCCATCAATACCCAGCCCGAGCAAGTGAAACAGCCAACCCCACTGCCTGCCCTGTGCCAGAAGATGCCCTCTAAGTTCCCAGGGGAGGTCCCCCAGGAGCATGGGGAACATGGGGAGGTCCCCCAGGAGCAAGGGGAGAATCATACAACTCTCGTGAAGGGGGTGACTGAGCAACAATGTGAGCCACAGCAGCAGGAACATCATCTGgaacagcaacagcagcaacagcaagaCTCACAGCAGCAGGAACAGCATCcagaacagcagcagcaacagcaggacTCACAGGAGCAGGAACTTCACCTGGAACAGCATCTGgaacagaagcagcagcagcagcagcaagagtCACATGAGCAGGAACTTTGCCTGGAACAGCATCcagaacagcagcagcagcagcagcaaaagtCACAGGAGCAGGAACTTTGCCTGGAACAGCATCTGGAAAAGAACCAGCAGCAACAAGAGTCACAGGAGCAGGAACTGCACCTGGAACAGCATCTGGAACAGCAGCAGCAAGAGTCACAGGACCAGGAACTTCACCTGGAACAACATCTGgaacagaagcagcagcagcaagagccACAGGAGCAAGAAATTCACCTGGAGCAGCATCTggaacagcagcagcagaaagagTCACAGGAGCAGGAACTGCACCTGGAACAGCATCTGGAACAGCAGAAGGAGCAGGAAatacagcagcagcaacaaaagGAACAGTGTGAGGAAAATCAGGAAGCAAAAAACCTGGAGCAGCAGCTGGAGCAGGAGAAAGCACAAAGGAAGCAGCAGCAAAAGGAACAGCTGGGACAGGAGAAGAAGATCATGGGCCAGCAACTGGATGGAGATCTAGCAAAGAGAAATGAGCatctggaaaagagagaagagcagCAGCCAGAGCCAGCAGAGCAGCAGGAAGGCCAACTGATGCAGCCTGCATTTGTCCCAGCTCCTGGCCAGGTCCAAGAGCCCCTACTAGTCCATCCACTGAGGGGAGAAGTCATGCCCCTCATAGAccaacagcagcagaagcagGAGGTATATGGCCCCCCAAAATATAAGTAAGCACCCCCAGTCCCAGAGGCTCTCAGGCTATCCCACACAAGTGACAAGAGAGCCAGTGGCCTCTCTTACCTCAGGTCCCCAGCCTGGTGGCCCACCTCATCTGTGAAACTGCCTAACCCTGTCCTTCTGCATGTTTCTTTgatggggctgggagaagggaaagttaTTGCCCAGAACCCATCCCTAATGAGCTCAGTCCCAACAGGTGGCCATGGCCTCTGTCACTAATTCTGACTTTGTCCCCAGTCTTATAGTTGAATCTGTGAGTATTTACAATAATACAGAATAAATCCTGGAAGTCTGGGATCCTGTATCCTCTTtgtctttcctcctctgtctctcaccATGTAAAGAACCTGTGCTTGAGTCAATGGTTGCAATGGACTCTCTTGGCCAATTCCCAAAAGAGGACAGACATCTTTAATTCTGTTCCCCAAACCACCCAGTGCATTCAGCAACTTCTTAAAaggaaccaaaaccaaaaccaaaccaaacaaaaataacttc comes from the Acinonyx jubatus isolate Ajub_Pintada_27869175 chromosome C1, VMU_Ajub_asm_v1.0, whole genome shotgun sequence genome and includes:
- the IVL gene encoding involucrin isoform X3, encoding MSQQHTLPVTLPPSLCQEPLKPVCPPINTQPEQVKQPTPLPALCQKMPSKFPGEVPQEQGENHTTLVKGVTEQQCEPQQQEHHLEQQQQQQQDSQQQEQHPEQQQQQQDSQEQELHLEQHLEQKQQQQQQQQKSQEQELCLEQHLEKNQQQQESQEQELHLEQHLEQQQQESQDQELHLEQHLEQKQQQQEPQEQEIHLEQHLEQQQQKESQEQELHLEQHLEQQKEQEIQQQQQKEQCEENQEAKNLEQQLEQEKAQRKQQQKEQLGQEKKIMGQQLDGDLAKRNEHLEKREEQQPEPAEQQEGQLMQPAFVPAPGQVQEPLLVHPLRGEVMPLIDQQQQKQEVYGPPKYK
- the IVL gene encoding involucrin isoform X1; amino-acid sequence: MSQQHTLPVTLPPSLCQEPLKPVCPPINTQPEQVKQPTPLPALCQKMPSKFPGEVPQEHGEHGEVPQEQGENHTTLVKGVTEQQCEPQQQEHHLEQQQQQQQDSQQQEQHPEQQQQQQDSQEQELHLEQHLEQKQQQQQQESHEQELCLEQHPEQQQQQQQKSQEQELCLEQHLEKNQQQQESQEQELHLEQHLEQQQQESQDQELHLEQHLEQKQQQQEPQEQEIHLEQHLEQQQQKESQEQELHLEQHLEQQKEQEIQQQQQKEQCEENQEAKNLEQQLEQEKAQRKQQQKEQLGQEKKIMGQQLDGDLAKRNEHLEKREEQQPEPAEQQEGQLMQPAFVPAPGQVQEPLLVHPLRGEVMPLIDQQQQKQEVYGPPKYK
- the IVL gene encoding involucrin isoform X2, translating into MSQQHTLPVTLPPSLCQEPLKPVCPPINTQPEQVKQPTPLPALCQKMPSKFPGEVPQEQGENHTTLVKGVTEQQCEPQQQEHHLEQQQQQQQDSQQQEQHPEQQQQQQDSQEQELHLEQHLEQKQQQQQQESHEQELCLEQHPEQQQQQQQKSQEQELCLEQHLEKNQQQQESQEQELHLEQHLEQQQQESQDQELHLEQHLEQKQQQQEPQEQEIHLEQHLEQQQQKESQEQELHLEQHLEQQKEQEIQQQQQKEQCEENQEAKNLEQQLEQEKAQRKQQQKEQLGQEKKIMGQQLDGDLAKRNEHLEKREEQQPEPAEQQEGQLMQPAFVPAPGQVQEPLLVHPLRGEVMPLIDQQQQKQEVYGPPKYK